The following is a genomic window from Clostridium sp..
AGGGAGGCCCGAAATCATGTGAGTATGGATGTATAGGTTTCGGCACCTGTGTCAAGAATTGTCCTTTCGGCGCAATGATGATGGGATCAAATGGTTTACCATTAATAGATACGGATGTATGTGTTGGCTGTGGAAAATGTGAGAGTGTATGTCCTAAGAGTGTAATTTCACTTATACCTTTGGGAGCAAAAGTTGAAGTTGAGTGTAACTCCAAGGATAAAGGTGCCAAAGTACGTAAAAATTGTAAGGTTGGCTGTCTGGGATGTGGTATGTGTGCAAGAAATTGTGATCACAATGCAATCAAGGTTGTAGATAATCTGGCTGTAGTTGATACGCATATTTGCATAAATGAGTGTTCGGAGGAGAAATGTCTTACCAAATGTCCAACTGGTGCAATCAAGTATATACTTAAGGATTTAAATGAACATGAAAAGAGCAAACAGGAAGCAGCAGCTAATTAAATATAGTTGAATCAAATTTATAATTAAAGGTTACTTCCAGTAAGAAGTAACCTTTAATTTATTGAATCAAATCCTTGAACATGGGTATATTTTTCAGGCGTGCAATTAGAAATTTAGTACATAGACCTATAAAATAGCCAGTTATAATAGCTGAAATCAAGAGTACCGGAAGATATACATATATTCTAAAATCATTTATTATAAGTGAAGCTGCAAATAACTGGCCTATATTATGGAATATTGCTCCACATATACTTATTGTCCACAGGCTCATTGAATTTTTGAAGAACTTATATAGCAGTATCATTACCAAGTTGCTCAGTATTCCGCCGCATATGCTGAAAATAAAGGCTGACATGCTTCCTCCAAACATGGAGCCAAGAAGTGTTCTAAGCAGCATGATAGTTAAAGCCTCTTTCCAGCCAAGAAGGATCAGTGCTGAAAGTGAAATCATGTTTGCGAGTCCAAGTTTTATTCCAGGGAATATGACTGGAATTTGAGCTTCTAACACATATATAACGAGGGCAATGCCTAGCAAAAAACTTAGAAAAACCATTTTTTTTGTGCTGTTATTCATCATAATATCCAATCCAATCATTGTGTAATATTGTCGTAATCTGAATCTTTACCCGTTATTTCTATTATAAGTTTATGTGGAAGACAGACTATGCTTTGTCCGGGTTCTGATATCCATCCGGTTTTCACGCATATTTTATCAGGACAATCTGCATCCTCAATTGAAATTTTGCCTTTCTGCATTTTAACTTTATTGAAATGAGTACCTTTGTATTTTACGATAAATTCTTCCGTATTATTTACCTTGTTCAAGTCAACATTTTTTATTGTTTTTCCATCTTGTTTTATTATGGCTATTTTTTTTGAACCTGACAAATTATTTCTATATGTAAAAACTCCAACTATGCTTATTACAACTAATAAAATTATTGTTATCGATGCAATTTTATCTCCTTTTTTCATGCAAATCTCCCATTTTTATATATAATAATATATTGTACTATTAAATTTTACTACATTATCAATACAGTTACTATAGTCATAATGGCAAAAATGTGCAATAATTATAAATATATTCGTAATAGGGGGCAAAAATTATGGTTAAATTAAAGTTTATGTATGCACTTAACAGAAAAATTAAGAAGCAATCCGAACAGGTGTTTGAAGGTATATCCAAAGGCAGAAAAAAGGCTTTGGACAACTGGTTCAGGGATAAATGGATGCAGCTGGAAACTACGAGTAATGTATTGAAAAGCTTTGATGAAAACGAAGATGAATTTAGTGAGGAATTGAATGGAAGGCTTGAACAGTATGATGATTTTTGCGAACTTTTTATACTGGATGGTAATGCCAAAGTACTGAAATCTACCTGTAAAAAGCACTTGGGACTTGATATGAATGATCTTCCGAATTATGAGACTGGTATGAAAAATGAAAGACTGATGTATGGACCCTATGAAGATCCTAATACTATGGATATTGATCTATCCGGTAAGAAATTTGCAGATGAAGTCACATTGATGTTTTCCATTCCATATATCAATTATTCCGGAGATAGAAGAATACTTTTGGGAAGGGTGCTAAATGATGACATGAGCAACGTAATTCAGGATGAAGATACCCATGTTTACAAGGATTCAGGAGACAATTATCTTTTTATGGTAGATACTGACAGGGATATACTTCCGGGTACAGCAATTTCCAGAAGCAGATTTGAGGACAGTACTTTTACAAAGGGGGACAATCTCAAAGACGGGGTAAGAACTTCTAAATGGGGAGTTGTAAAGATTAAAAAACATACCGAATTTGAAATAAGATTTACGGATCCTGAAACTGGAGATCTACATCAGGGTGTAAAGAATACCATAAAGAATGGAAGCAATCTTGACTGCTGGCCTGGATATCCAGATTACAGACATATAATGGTTGGAGGAAAGGGAACACTTATAAAACCGCCTTACAGTGGAGAAATATGGGGGATGATGTGTGAAGGCGATATAGCTGAAATATATAATTTCAACAGCATAAGTCTCAAGGTACCATTTATAATATCAATCATTACAGCATTTGTTACAATAATGAATTCCATTATATATTTCCTGAATCCGGATGTCAGATTTATAGGTTTGTTTGCAGCCTGGCTTTTAATAACAGTAATAAGCTATATTATATGTAAAAAGATTATCGTAAAACCTCTGAACAAAACTGTAAACATGCTGCATGTTTTAGCTGAAGGAGAAGGAGATCTTACAATGAGAGTGGACAAGTTATCCTATGATGAAATAGGTGAATTGTCAAGGTGGTTTAATAAATTTATCAACAATCAGATGACAATGATAAAGAGAGTAGGTACTTCTTCAAAAACTTCCAAATCATCGATTGAAGTGGTTTCAGGACTGACCAATAATATAAAGAAAAGTATGAAAACGATAGCTAAAACAGTAAAGGTACTGGTAGATGTTTCAAAGAATCAAAATGATGTATTCCAGGGCACAAAGGAACATTTCAATAATCTGTCCGGCTCCATACAGGAAATGGGCGGACTCATAAATGAAGTTACAAATAAGGTTGTAGATACAAGTGAACATGCACTTGGTGCAAATGAATCATCCAATAAAGTGCTCAATTCCATAAATGAACTTGAAAAGAGCATGAAAATAACATTGGATAGAATAACAATACTTCAGCAGCACTCGGATTCCATAACAAAAGCGGTTACAGCCATAAGCAATATAAGTAAGCAAACCCAGCTCCTGGCGTTAAATGCAACCATAGAAGCTGCAAGGGCTGGAGAATATGGCAAGGGTTTTGGAGTAGTCGCAGGGGAAATATCAAAATTATCGGTGGAGACAGAAGAAGCAACTAAATCAATAGGAAATATTGTTTCAAATATTCAAGGTGAGATTACAAATACTTTTGAGGAAATAAATGAAATAGATACTGAAGTCCATGAATCGACGAGTAATGTAAAATCTAATATCGACACTTTCAAATATATTGTAAATAATATAAAAGATATAAATGAGAATATGGAAACCATACTCGAGATAACAAATAAAGAAAGCCAGGATGTGGACAGCATGGTTGTGAGTATAAATGAAGCAGCTGACGAGATAAACAGCAAAACAGCCAGAGGAGCAAACAGCAGCGCAGAATGTCTTGCATTGCTTGAAAGGATATTGGATAAAACAGTAATATTGCAACAGACAACGGATAATCTGGAATATTCATCCAACAATCTTCAGGAAATGGTTGGTGCATTCAAGACCTCATAGTCAATATTTCTATCTGTTCAATAGAAATTTGGAATTTTTGTGTATAATTTAACTGAAATATGGAGAATATACAATAAGAATATGACTTTGTTTTTATTGAACAAATAAAATTATAGAGGTACTGATTATGTTGTTTAGATTGAATAAGACGCAGAGGATAACTGGTAATGTATTTGTTGTTAAAACATTTATTTCCAACTTTTTTATATATTCGGACAACAATACGGCAGTATGTTTTGACGCGGGATTTATGCCCTTACTTATAAACAGAGAATTGAAAAAGATAAATATAGATCCGGATGTCATATCTGGTATATTTCTGACGGATACGGATTTCAGCCGTACAGGAGGAATCAGAGTATTCAAAAATGCCGATGTGTACTTGTCCTGTGATATTTCATCCAAAAGATCACAAAAACTTGTATCCTATTTGAACAATAAAATAAAAACAGACTGTAAAAGACTTAAAGATGGAGATGTAGTAAATATAGGGAAAATAAGGATCAGACCATTTGTAATTCCAGAGCATCCGTCAGGATCAATGTCATATATGGTAAATGACAGTATATTGTTTATATAGTATAAAAAGAGAGCTGGACTTCAAAAGTCCGGCTCATAACATTTTATCAAGTAGTTTCAGATCTGTTATGGGTTTCTTGCAGGAAAAGTTTTCACATATATACACAGTAGTACTACCATTTATCAAGTTATAATTTTTCATGAGTGGAAAGCTGTGTTCCAAATTTCTATCATAATCTGAGAATATAAAGGATACTGTAAACGGATCTAATTTGCAGTCCAGTACGTTCTTTAAAAAATTTTTTCCATTATTATTTTTTCCGAGAACTGCAATAATTTGTCTTGTTGAAACTTGTGAAAATTGAAAAGCTATAAGAGAGAAACAGTATGATACAGGATATGTGCTTATCTCACTTGAGAAACACTTGAATATTTGCAGGCCTTTTTGTCTAAGTTCAAGGTTTCCAGTTAAATAGGACAATCTTATTAAATTCAATGCAGATACTGAGTTCGCAGATGGAATTGCACCGTCATATATTTCCTTTGGCCTTGTAATAAGGTGTTCACTGTCACTCCCATACAGAAAAAATCCTCCCTTATCGTGATCCCAGAAAAATTTAAAAAAGTCATTATTGAAATCAAGGGCTTTTTTTATATACTTCAAATTGTAAGTCGACTCATACAGTTCTATGAGACCCCATATTAGAAAGGAATAGTCATCCGCATATCCGGGAAATGAGGAATCGCCATCGCGATATCTGGATAACAGTCGACCATCTTTTCTTGTCAATTTATTCAGTATGAAGTCAACAGCTTTTTCTGCACACGATATATATTTTTTGTCCCTGAATATTCTTCCGGCTATGGACATGGCAGCGATCATCAACCCATTCCAGGATGTCAGAATTTTATCATCTTTGTTTGGATGAATTCTAGTTTCCCTATAATCGAACAGTTTTTCCCTGCAGTTTTCTATGAATCCCATATCGGAAGATTTAATTGAAGTACCGATTAAATTTGGTATATTTCTTCCATCAAAATTGCCCTTTTCATTTATATTGTAATAGTCACAAAATTTTCTCCCTGATTCTTCTCCAAGAACAGCTTTTATCTCATCAATAGTCCATATATAAAAGCTTCCTTCTTTTCCACCAGAATCCGCATCTTCTGATGAGTAGAAACCTCCATTTTTTGACGTCATATCCCGCATGATATAGGTTAATATATTCTTGGCTGTTGAAGAATAACTAGGGTCTCCGGTAGATTTATAAGCTTCGGAGTAGATTATTGCAAGCAGCGCATTGTCATAAAGCATTTTTTCAAAGTGGGGTACAAGCCATTTCCTATCTACAGAATATCTGCTGAAGCCGTAGCCTATGTGATCGTATATTCCACCACATTGCATGAAGTCAAGAGTTTCCCTGAGCATCTTCATTGCAGAAGCATCTTCTGTCTTGTACCAGTACCTTAAAAGAAACATGAGATTGTGGGGTGAAGGAAATTTGGGGGATATTCCAAAGCCTCCGTAATGGGCATCAAAATTTTCTTTCAGGCCCAAAAAGCATTTTTCAAGAATATCAGATGGAATATCCTCAGTTGATTTCTGTTTTGTTCTGTTTGCTATTTCCAATATGTTATTGCTTTCCTCTATAAGTCTGGATTTATCATTTTTCCACATGTTCAATATATATGACAATATATTTTCAAGGTCATCCTTGGGAAAATACGTACCTGCAAAAAATGGTTTTTGATCCGGGGTCATAATTATTGTAAGGGGCCAGCCGCCGCTTCCCGTAAGGTGCTGACATATATTCATGTAAATGCTGTCTATATCCGGTCTCTCCTCACGATCTACTTTTATGGAAACAAAATATTTATTTAGTATATCAGCAATATTCTTATTTTCAAAATCTTCCTTTTCCATTACATGACACCAGTGACATGATGACTTAATGACCCACTAAGAATACCCAATAGATAAAAAAATTGGTTTATTCTCCGATTTTGCCTTTATAAAGGCTTCCTTACACCATGGAAACCAGTTTACAGGATTGTAGGCATGCTGGAGTAAATATGGTGATTTTTCATTTATCAATCTATTGGGCGTGCTAGTCAGGTTCATAAGATCACCTCCTTCAAATATTTTAAATATAGTATAACCTGGATAACATAAAATATAATAAAATTAAATATTGCAGGACTTATACACTATCTGGCCATTGTGTATTGTAAATTTAATTCTTCCTGTCAATGTCTGACCAATAAAGGGTGAATTGCAGGATTTCGAAAGAAAATTTCTGACTGTATATTTTTCATCGGGATTAAATATAACAATATCTGCACTGTGGCCTACTTTTATATAACCTCTGTCAAGTCCATATAATTTTGCTGGATTGACTGTAAGTTTTGAAATCATGTCCATATAAGTTAAAGAGCCGGATTTTACCAGATAAGTTATACACAAGGGAAGAGAAGTTTCCAGGCCTATTATTCCACTTGGGGCTTTGGAAAATTCTCTTCCTTTTTCTTCAGCTGAATGAGGTGCATGGTCGGTCGCTATTATTTCGATTGTATTGTCTTTTAACGCTTCTATTATGGATAGTCTGTCTTTTTCCATCCTAAGGGGAGGGTTTATTTTGGCATTTGTTCCTTTTTCAAGAATCATATTTTCTGTCATGCTGAAATGGTGAGGTGTGGCTTCTGCCGTTATATCCGCCCCCATTTTTTTTGCCCATTTTATGAGATCTACAGACAGGGATGAGCTTATATGCTGTATATTTATCTTTGCACCTGTCGATATAGCAAGACAAGCATCTCTTGCAATGAGTATGTCTTCTGCCTCATGAGGAGAACCTTCAAGACCAAGATTTTCTGATATCTTCCCTGAATTTATTCCATTTTGTTTTATGAGACAAGGGTCCTCCTCGTGGAAACTTAAAGGAACATCCAGTTTTTTTGCCATTTTCATAGCGTCCAGTGCCAATTTTGAGTTCGTTATGGGTCTGCCGTCATCGGAAAAACCTACAGCACCGGCACTTTTTAGGATAGTCATGTCTACAAGTTCCTTACCATCCATATTTTTTGTGATTGAAGCCACCTGGAGTATTTCAATCTTTGCCGATACTACTTTGTCAAGTATATATTTTAGAGTATCTAAATTGTCAACGACAGGTTCCGTATTTGCCATGCATACAACAGTAGTGTAGCCACCTGCAGCTGCAGCTTCGGCACCGGTAAACATATCCTCTTTATATGTAAAACCAGGATCGCGGAAATGACTATGTATGTCGATGAACCCTGGTGACACAATGCAATTTGAAGCATCAATTAGTTCCATGCAAGGCAAAGCGGCTATATTTTTATCAATTTTTATTATATTTTTTTCATCTATAAGTATATCAAGTTCTTCTTGTGTATTGCTTAAAGGGTCAACAAAACATCCATTCTTTATAAGCAGCATGAATATATCGCCTCCAAATATTAAGTTTATTTATAAGTATAGCATATTCCAGTGAATTTTGATAAAATATAAAAAAGGGTGATTAATTTTGATCGAATACTAGCTATATAATTTTTAGGAGGATTTTTTCATGGATGATAATGATGACAAAATTGTGAGTTTTAATGAATTAAAAAACAAGGCAAGGGAAAAGGATGTAGAAAAAATAGAAGACTACGTATACGGACTTTGCTATGATATGGCTCAGGGGAAAATCACCATGGCTGATTTTTCAAAAAGTCTTCAAAAATATATGGATGAAAACAATATATCCCAGGAAAAGATGTTTAACATACAAAAAGAACTTATGAAGAGATATGGCATTGATATGGAAGATATGGAAAATCAGATGAAAAGTATGGGATTCAATATACCGGCGATGAATAGAAGTACTGATTATGAAACGGTAAGAAAGGCCCTGAGTTTTCAAGAAAAGTATAAGGATAAGATTGGAAGCGCATTGATTACAACTTATAGTATAGGCAATGTAGAAATATATATAAATGAAGAAAAAATACTGCTTAAAAGTTCAGGAAAAATAGATTTGAAGGATGTTGAGTTGAATGAATTTTTATGCTCCTACAAGAATGTAATAAAGGATAAAAAGTTGAATATATCAATTTGTGAAAATACAAAAGTATTTGAGTATTAGACTGACTATAATGCCGCGTAATAAGTAGTACGTGGTATTCTTTATAAAATAGATATTTTTATTTATGAAGGGAATAATGATATGAATAGAACTATTCTAATGGTAGATGATGAAGATAGAATGAGAGTACTTATGGAGGCCTATTTGAAAAAAGAAGGCTTTGGAGTTATACTGGCAGAAAATGGGCAGAAGGCTCTGGACAAATTTAAAAAGAACAGCATAGATCTTGTGGTATTGGATATAATGATGCCGGTTATGGACGGATGGACGGTATGCCGCAGACTTAGGGAGATTTCAAATGTACCAATAATAATGTTGACTGCAAAAGCGGAGGATGAGGATCAACTTCTGGGATTTCAACTCGGAACGGACAGTTATGTAACCAAGCCTGTGAGTCCCAATGTATTGGTGGCAAAAGTAAAGGCGCTTTTGAAGAGAGCTTATTCATCACTGGATGAAAACATAAATTCCGAAAATTTTGATGGACTTAATGTAAATGAAGATGCTCATGAGGTTAAGATAGATGGAAACGATATATACCTTTCACCAAAGGAATTTGAACTTTTATGTTATATTATGAAGAATAAAAATATAGTTTTAACTAGAGAAAAAATACTTGACTCCGTATGGGGAATGGATTATTATGGGGATTTAAGAACTGTCGATACTCACGTAAAACGGCTTAGAGAAAAGCTTGGAGACAGGGCTTATTTGATAAGTACTGTAAGAGGAGTAGGATATAAGTTTGGAGTAAAAAAATGAAACTAGAGGATGTATTTTCTCAGAATAAATTTATTGTAAAAATAAGAAAAAATATAACACTTAAATTGTTTGTAATAACCACATTGGTTTTTACCATATTTATAACTAGTACACTCGTTTTTGAGTCGCTATTTTTTGGAAAATTTTATATATCACAGAAGAAGAGAAATTTACAAAACAGACTGGAAAAATTTGAAGACAGCTATAATAAAACAAAAGATAAGGAAGCTGCGGTTAATTTAATAAGAAGTTTTGAAGAGGATAACAATTCCAAGATTGTAATAGTAGATAAAAATGGAAAAATAAAATTTCTTACGAGTCCTGATACTAGAGGTTATGATGAAATAAGAGTTAAAATTATAAATGACATCATAGTTGAATGGAATATGAATTCAAATTTACTGGATGAAATGAAATCAAAAGATAAGCCTATTACAGTTGTTACGGAAATGAGGATCAATGGTGTTAAAAATATACTGAGTGCAGTTCCCGATAATAAAAAAGGTGAAATAATATTTGCAATAATTTCACTTCAGCCTGTAAATGAGGCTTCCCTGGTTATAAAGCAGTTTTATGTATATTTTTATATAGGAGCTATTGTACTTATTGTCATTTTATCTTTGATATATACCAATATGGTTTCCAATCCGCTTGTAAAAATGAACAACGTTGCAAAAAAAATGGCTTTGATGAATTTTTCAGAAAAGTGCAATATTGAAAGTGAAGATGAAATCGGGAATCTGGCAAGTACTCTTAACTTTTTGTCGAATAACTTGGACAATGCACTCACATCTTTAAAAGAAGCAAATAAAAAATTGGAAGATGATATAGAGAAGGAGAGAAAACTTGAAAAAACAAGAAAGAATTTTATAGATTCAGTATCACATGAATTGAAAACACCTATAAATCTTATAGGTGGATATGCGGAGGGGCTTAAGGACAGGGTGTTCGAATCTGAAAAAAGGGACTATTATATTGATATAATAATAGATGAAAGCAGGAAAATGGCTGGTCTTGTAAATGATATGTTAAACCTGTCGCATATGGAGTCTGGAACCTTCAAGTTGACAAAGGAAAAATTTTTTATAGACAAATTAGTAAATTCAGTCATACACAGGTTTTCAGTGATTATAGAAAGCAAAGGCATTCATCTTGAAAACAGAATGTTAAAAAATATTGAAATATATGCTGATTGGGATGCTATTGAACAGGTGACTACTAATTTTTTAACAAATGCAATCAGATATACTGATGAGGGAGGTAAAATAGTATTTTCGACTAAAAAAACAAATGGAGATGTTATTGTTTCTGTGGAAAATTCAGGCAGGCATATACCTGAACCTCAAATTGATAAGGTATGGGACAATTTTTATAGAATAGATAAGTCCAGAAATAGAAAGTTGGGAGGCACTGGCCTCGGACTTTCAATAGTAAAAAATATACTCACACTCCATAGATATAAATATGGAGTAAAAAATACGGATATGGGAGTAAAATTTTATTTTATATGCAATACAATAGAAAAATAAAAATATAAATTTTATATTAACATATCGTAAAATTTTATTTAATTATATGAAAACATAAAATTTTCAAGCAATGTCCTAATCTATACTATATGGTGAAGTAGAGCTATTGTTAATAAAATAACAATAGCTCTACTACTTTTTATATTTTTTTCATAAATTTACTTTTTATGTATTGTGCATTTGATAAGTCATGTATTTTTATGTTAACATTAAGTTAGTTAAATTATTAAATATATAAAATAATTTGATAATTTGTTTAACAAATTTAGTCGAAGGGAGAAATTTCTATGATAGAATTCAAGAATGTTAGCAAGTCTTTTAAAAGCAAAACAGTATTGAATAATATAAATCTGGAAATTCATAAGGGTGAACTGGCAGTACTTATCGGTCCCAGCGGATGCGGGAAAACAACTACATTGAAGATGATAAACAAACTTATAAAACCAACTTCTGGAGATATTTTTGTCAATGGCAGGAATATAAGAAAAGAGGATACCATAGAACTCAGGAGAAATATTGGATATGTAATTCAGCAGACCGGACTTTTTCCCCATATGACTATATCAGAAAATATATCATTGATACCGAGACTGCAAAAATGGCCTGAAGATAGAATAGAGCGTAGAACAATTGAGCTAATGGATATGGTTGGAATGAATCCTGAAGAATATTTAGATAGGTACCCTGAAGAATTAAGTGGTGGACAGCAGCAAAGGGTGGGAGTGGCAAGAGCTTTTGCTATGGATTCGGATATAGTTCTTATGGACGAACCATTCAGTGCTCTTGATCCCATAACTAAAAACCAGCTTCAGGATGAATTGTTTGATCTGCAGCAGGAATTGAAAAAGACAATAGTATTTGTAACTCATGATATGGATGAAGCAATAAAACTTGGAGATAGAATATGCATAATGAAGGATGGCAATATACTTCAATTTGATATTCCGGAAGAAATATTGAAAAATCCAGCACATGGTTTTGTAGAAGAATTCATAGGAAAGAATAGAATTTGGAATAAGCCTGAATTTATAAAGGCAAGAGATATAATGATAACTAATCCTGTAGTAACCAATTCAGAAAGAACAATAGTTCAGGCGGTAGAAATAATGAGGGCAAATAAAGTGGATGCACTTATGATCGTAGATAAGACTTCGAAACTAATTGGCATAACAACCATTAAAGATATAAGAAGAGGTATGGATAAGACCTTGAAATTGAAAGATATAATGGAAAAGAATATATTTTCGGTGGATGAAGAAGACAGCATAGTTGATGTACTTAAGGAGATAAATGATGAGAAAGTAGGATATATACCTGTTCTGGATAATAAAGGTAAATTGGCAGGACTTATTACTAGAAGCAGTCTAATAACAGTTTTAAGTACTCAATTTTTGGATGCAGAGGAGGTTATCCAATGAATTCGATAGTGGAATTTTTCAATTTTGTGGCAAACAGGTCGGAAGAAATATTAAAGCTTTTTTTCCAGCATATAGAGCTTACATTACTGGCGGTTGTTATAGCTGTGTTGATAGGTGTACCTCTGGGGATACTCATAGAAAAAAACAAAAAAATATCCTCTATTATAATAGGAATAGCAAATATAATACAGGCAATTCCCAGTCTGGCACTTTTAGGATTCTTGATTCCAGTTATAGGTATAGGAAGTAAGCCTGCGGTTGTAATGGTGATTCTATATTCACTTCTGCCGATTATAAAAAATACATATACCGGACTGGTAGGTATAAATCCAAACATTATAGAAGCGGCTGAAGGAATGGGTATGACGGAGCCGCAGATATTAAAAATCGTGAAACTGCCTCTTGCACTTCCTGTAATAATGGCAGGTATAAGGATATCAGCTGTTACAGCG
Proteins encoded in this region:
- a CDS encoding betaine/proline/choline family ABC transporter ATP-binding protein (Members of the family are the ATP-binding subunit of ABC transporters for substrates such as betaine, L-proline or other amino acids, choline, carnitine, etc. The substrate specificity is best determined from the substrate-binding subunit, rather than this subunit, as it interacts with the permease subunit and not with substrate directly.); this encodes MIEFKNVSKSFKSKTVLNNINLEIHKGELAVLIGPSGCGKTTTLKMINKLIKPTSGDIFVNGRNIRKEDTIELRRNIGYVIQQTGLFPHMTISENISLIPRLQKWPEDRIERRTIELMDMVGMNPEEYLDRYPEELSGGQQQRVGVARAFAMDSDIVLMDEPFSALDPITKNQLQDELFDLQQELKKTIVFVTHDMDEAIKLGDRICIMKDGNILQFDIPEEILKNPAHGFVEEFIGKNRIWNKPEFIKARDIMITNPVVTNSERTIVQAVEIMRANKVDALMIVDKTSKLIGITTIKDIRRGMDKTLKLKDIMEKNIFSVDEEDSIVDVLKEINDEKVGYIPVLDNKGKLAGLITRSSLITVLSTQFLDAEEVIQ